One window of Dyadobacter sandarakinus genomic DNA carries:
- the pnuC gene encoding nicotinamide riboside transporter PnuC, producing the protein MTDWLNQSISLGSIVSTPLEILGFLTGAVCVYLNTRQNVLGWFFGIVNAVLYAVVFWQVRLYADMGLQAYYFITSIYGWWLWLFGGKNHDGVAVSRMPARLYTLFAVIFVVATWLWGYMLSRFTDASLTYADSALTVASLIGQWMMARKYIENWILWIAADACYVGLYYYKGLHLTAILYIVFLVLAGWGYVQWKRDLRLA; encoded by the coding sequence ATGACAGACTGGCTGAACCAAAGTATTTCCCTGGGTAGTATCGTATCCACCCCGCTCGAAATCCTGGGCTTTCTTACGGGTGCTGTTTGCGTGTACCTGAATACAAGGCAGAATGTACTGGGCTGGTTTTTCGGGATCGTCAATGCGGTTTTATATGCCGTGGTTTTCTGGCAGGTGCGGTTATATGCGGATATGGGTTTGCAGGCCTACTACTTTATCACCAGCATTTACGGTTGGTGGCTGTGGCTTTTCGGGGGTAAAAATCATGATGGGGTAGCCGTATCCCGGATGCCCGCCAGGCTTTATACCCTCTTCGCGGTCATTTTTGTAGTGGCCACCTGGCTGTGGGGATATATGCTCAGCCGCTTTACCGACGCCAGCCTTACTTACGCAGACTCAGCCCTGACCGTCGCCAGCCTGATCGGACAATGGATGATGGCCCGGAAGTACATCGAAAACTGGATACTCTGGATAGCAGCCGACGCTTGTTATGTGGGATTGTACTATTACAAAGGCCTGCACCTCACAGCCATTCTGTACATTGTATTTCTTGTACTGGCAGGCTGGGGATATGTACAATGGAAGCGTGATCTCCGGCTGGCTTAG
- a CDS encoding barstar family protein, giving the protein MKNTHFLIAGNESEISTSFIGAFVADIDGKKSLTIRDFHEQLASALNFPEYEGRSLEDLDEMLNDLQWIEEKKIIIYISDTAEWLSKEKSEDKILTVIDMFDATAEDWRWLDEDEQDGFKKKELRIVFQDSARIRRLLEEQEIPFGTFD; this is encoded by the coding sequence ATGAAAAACACACACTTCCTGATCGCAGGAAACGAGTCCGAAATCAGTACGTCTTTTATCGGCGCATTTGTAGCAGATATTGATGGAAAAAAGTCCCTGACGATCAGGGATTTTCACGAGCAGCTGGCCAGTGCCCTGAACTTTCCCGAGTATGAAGGGCGCAGCCTGGAAGACCTGGACGAAATGCTGAACGACCTGCAGTGGATTGAAGAAAAAAAGATAATTATTTACATCAGCGATACGGCCGAGTGGCTTTCAAAAGAAAAGTCCGAAGACAAAATCCTGACCGTCATAGACATGTTTGATGCGACGGCGGAAGACTGGCGCTGGCTGGACGAGGACGAGCAGGATGGTTTCAAAAAGAAGGAGCTCCGGATTGTTTTTCAGGACTCGGCACGCATCCGCCGGCTGCTGGAAGAACAGGAAATTCCTTTCGGAACATTCGACTAA
- a CDS encoding sugar phosphate isomerase/epimerase family protein, with protein sequence MSTAIATAGVISGMETLAGENSAPARFENRLSLKILGTNWGFAGSTDQFCAAIKKEGYDGTEMWWPGTKEKQAELLAALKKYGLEVGFLCGSGEQDYARHLDQFKKQIDEATTRFEMKPLYINCHSGRDHFSYEQNKAFIDHTTAATRKTGIPIYHETHRGRMLFAAHITRNFIEKNPELRLTLDISHWCNVHESLLHDQQETVSLALSRVGHIHSRIGHEEGPQVNDPRAPEWEAAVKAHLAWWDAVVEQKVKSGETLTVLTEFGPPDYLPTLPYTRQPLADQWAINVYMMQLFRKRYVK encoded by the coding sequence ATGAGTACAGCCATTGCTACCGCCGGGGTTATCAGCGGCATGGAAACCCTGGCCGGCGAAAACAGCGCGCCTGCCCGGTTTGAAAACAGGCTCTCGCTCAAAATCCTCGGAACCAACTGGGGATTCGCAGGCAGCACGGATCAGTTTTGCGCAGCCATTAAAAAAGAAGGCTACGACGGTACCGAAATGTGGTGGCCGGGCACAAAAGAAAAGCAGGCAGAGCTGCTGGCTGCATTGAAAAAGTACGGGCTTGAAGTAGGATTTCTGTGCGGCTCTGGCGAACAGGACTATGCGCGGCACCTGGATCAGTTTAAAAAACAGATTGACGAGGCTACAACCCGGTTTGAAATGAAGCCGCTATACATCAACTGCCACAGCGGCCGCGACCATTTTTCCTACGAACAAAATAAAGCATTCATCGATCATACGACGGCTGCTACCCGTAAAACGGGCATCCCCATTTATCACGAAACACACCGCGGCCGGATGCTCTTCGCGGCTCACATTACGCGCAACTTTATCGAAAAAAATCCTGAACTGCGGCTGACGCTGGACATTTCGCACTGGTGCAATGTGCATGAAAGCCTGCTGCATGACCAGCAGGAAACCGTGAGCCTGGCACTTTCGAGGGTGGGTCATATTCATTCCAGGATCGGGCATGAGGAAGGTCCGCAGGTGAATGATCCGCGGGCACCGGAATGGGAAGCTGCCGTGAAGGCGCACCTGGCCTGGTGGGATGCGGTAGTGGAACAAAAGGTTAAAAGCGGCGAAACACTGACAGTACTCACCGAATTTGGCCCGCCCGACTATCTGCCGACCCTGCCTTACACCCGCCAGCCACTGGCCGACCAGTGGGCTATTAACGTGTATATGATGCAGCTGTTCAGAAAGAGATATGTGAAGTAA